The DNA window GAACGGCTTGCGGGCAATACGGGGCGGACGGTAGCTGTGCTCCTTGCCCACGGCCTTGAAGGCGCAGCCGAACTCGAATGCGGCCTCGCCGCCGCCGCCGCCGTTACTCGCATAGGCGTTGGTCGAGAATTCGATTTCCGTGGCGGTGACGAGAAATTCGCGGTTCTGGTCTGCCCGCGGATGCTCGGCCAGCTTGAACAACGTTCCGGCGCCGATGCCGCGCGCATTCGTGGCGCCGTCCACCTGTTCACCCTGCCCGTGCAGCGCTTCCATCCGGGCGCGCGCACGCTCCTCGCCCGCACCCACCGCCTTGTAGCGGCCGGGGTAGTCATACTGGCGGAAGCGCTGACCGATGAAGGGTGCCGCAATGGCCGACTTCACCAGCAAGCCGCCACTGCGCACTGCCGCCGGCTGCTCGAAATCGTAGTCGTTCAGCGCATACTCGGCCGATTGCACGGCGCCCGCGGGCCACATCCGCGTGACCGACTTCTCCGGCGAGCGGCGGCCTTCCTGCTCGTCCCAGAACGGCAGCGTGGCATAGCCGGCGGCGGTGGCATGGGCGCCGTAGCTGTCGGCCAGCACCATCGTGTGGCCGCCGGCGTCGTGCCGGAAGTAGTAGTAGATGCCTTCCTCCTCCAGCAGCCGGCTGACGAATTCAAAATCGGATTCGCGGTACTGCACGCAGAATTCACGCTTTGCGGGCGTTGACGAGAGCTTGCCCGCGTCGATTTTGACCAGGCCGCCATATGCGCCATCGCCGCAGACGGCCTTCACGATGTCGAGCGTGGTCTTTTCCTGGAAGATCCGGCAATCGGACGATCGGGTGAGCAGCCACAGGGCCGGGTGGACCACCGCTTCCCAGGCCGGCATGCCGTCGCGCCAGCCCAGGTAGGCGAAGCGCGTGACGATGCCATGGAAATGCCGCTTGCCGCCTTCCTCCAGCTCGAGCGTGATCGCCAGTTCCTTTCCCAGCACGTCGGCGGTGGCGATATCGGCGCGCGCGGATGCCAGCATCACACGCAGTTCGAACAGCCGGCCAAGTCCCTCGCTGCAGTGGGCGCGGCGGAACAGCAACGCGTCGGGGCCGAGGCTCGATGCGACGGTGACGGGGCGATTGGCTTGGGTGGGCTGCATGGTGATGTCGGTGAGGGATCGGGGAGTCGGGTTGCTGGCTAGCGCTTGTCGGCCTTCCTGGCGGTTTCGCGCAGATTCCGGTAATCGGTCAGCGCGTCCACTTGCACCGCCACCATGCGGGGCAGGTCCTCGGCATAGTCGAAGAAGTCGATCCGCCTCGGCCGTATCCAGTCGAGCACGGCGCCATCGTCGCTCCAGTAGCAGATGATCGCGCTGTCCGTCGTCCTGGTGTCCGCGCGGCCGCGCGCACTGCGCAGGATGACGCCGTCGAGCTTCAGCAGGTGCCGCACTTCGTACAACGCCGCCGCCATTGACCGGTGCAGCAGTTGGTCGGCCTTCGCCTCGTCGCTTTCGCACAGGTCGGACAGCGTCATGTAGCACGGCAGTTCGTGTGCGATGTCGGCATCGCGTCCCAGTTCGTCGACAATGTTCCTGAATTCGGGATCCGTGAAGTCCATGTACAGGAACCGGGCTGCCTTGACGACCTCGTAAGTGACCACGTATTTGGCACCCGCGCCCAGTACCGGATTGACCCGCCCGTTGGCCATCCGGCGGTCGCCGTGCACCCGCACGCCGCGCTGCAGATCGCACTCGCCCGTCGCAGGGTCCACCATTTGCGTGTAGTGGCCCAGTTCGGCGTCGACGCCGAACCTGCCGATCTTGGACAGCATGGACGCCTGCTTGAGCCCCTGCTGGGGAGCAATGCCGAAATAGGTGCCGCAGTACTTGACCTTGTCGAGGAAGTTTCCGGAAAGGCGCACGTCGTCGCGCTCGCTCCCTTTGGGATGACTCTGCACCAGTCCGCCGGCGCCCTGCACGTATTCCGGGTTCAGGTAGCGCTGCATTTGTGTTTCCACGTCCAGCGTCACGATATGCGGCTCCAGTGTGACAGCGGCGAGCTTCTGGCTCCTGATCGTCGCGCTCATGCAATCGAATATTTTCTTGACGAACGGTGGCGTGATCGTTTTCCAAACATGCATGGCATTCTCCCTGGCCCGCGCTGGGCCCTGTACACCCAACCTGCTCCAGCTCATGGCACCTGCGTCTTGACGGTCCCGGAAGTGGTGAACTGGATCACGCCGCCCCAGTTGCACATGCATTTCGACACGTTGTCCAGCGTGGGCATGTTCGCCAGCAGCACGGTGGGCGCGCCGGGCACCCATGGAGCGGCCGTGGCCGGGATGCAGGGCATCGGTGTCAGCACGCCCAACGCCGCCGCCGTGGCCGCGGCCACGACGGGATTGGCGGGCGACATGCACACGCCGAACGGCAGGATGTTCACCATCGGCACGTGGTCCATGATGTTGGCCGCCGGCGGCCCTTCGCACAGCACCTTGTTCTTGGGCAGGACCACCAGCGACGACGGGGCGGCGCCCATCGTGCAGGTCATCATGGCGCCCATGGATACCTGGTTCGGCATGGCGGCCTCACGCCCCCTGGCCGGGAAGCTTGGCCAGGTCGATTTTCAGGTCGTACTGCGCCTTGAATCCCTGGAAGAGCGAAAGGATATCCGCGTCCTTCAAGCCGAATGGCGTGGCTTTGCGTGCGTTCACGACGGCGATGACGATCGCCTCCCTCGCGCTGTACGGAATGTCCATTGCATAGCGCTGTGCCAGCAACTGGAAAATGTCGCGCTGGTTCGCCTTGTTCCAGTTGAACGTTGCGACGTCCGTCTGGCGAAATCCCGTCAGCGCATTGATCGTGGCATCGATGATCGCGATCCCCTCCGGCGGGCGGCCGCCGCTGCACAGTACCTCGCCAACCTTCGCATAGCCGTTCACCCTGTTTTCCTCGAGCTTTTTACGGATCTCTTCTATGCCCAGGCCACGGAATACCGCGGCCCCCACGACCCACAGGTCGCCTTCCTTGTCGCGCAGCGCCGTGATGGCCTTGCGCTCGTCAGGCTGCGAGAAGCGGTAGTTATGGTCCCACACGGGTTCCATCCTGTCCTGAAGGTTGCCTTTCAGGATGCCGCCCGGCCCCAGGGCGTCGACCGGATTCGCGCCGACCGAATACACGAGCTGGTCGCAGTCGACCGAGGCCACCCCCTGGGGCCGCTTGTCCGCCTTGAAATGCACGCGCAGCCGGCCGCCGAACGGGTGCGGTTTGTCCAGTGTCTCGATACGGTCGATCTCGCAGGCCTCGATCAATCCGGCCTGTTCGGCCCTGGCGATCACGTCCGCATTGCGCCCGACGGGGTTCCCCTCGGTCTTGATCTGGTCGAGCCCGCGCCGGCAGCCCCACAGCAAGCCCTTTGCCGCCATCGCGAATGCATGGGCCACGGCCCATGACGACGATGCCGAGCCACCGTATACCACCACGTCGAGGCCTTTCGGCTGGGCCTTCGTCATGTACTCGATCGAATCGATATACTCGCCGGTGGCGGCCATCTGGCTTTCGTCGTAGGGGCCCTCAAATGGGATTTTCAGCGCCGCCAGCGTCTGGCTGCGGCCAGCCCCGGACGCGATGATGACCTGATCGGCCGTGTAGTTGCCACCGATGTCGGTTTCCACCCGGTACAGGGGTCCGACCGGATAGACCCCCGTGACATTGGCCTGCAGCTCCCACAGCGTGGGAAGTTTTTTCGCCTCGCGATCGTTCAGCGACTTGGTCCACAGCTTGTGCAGCAGCTGGTTGTAGTCCTTTGTCTGGATGAACTCGTCGTGGCCGCCTTGCAGTCCAGGATCCGGCGGCAACCCGGACGGCCGCAGCAGGTGTTCCGGCTGGCCCATCCGGTGCGAGGGATTGTAGTCGCCGACCTTGTCCCACAGCTGGCTGCCGGTCTTGCCGATCACGAGCGTGCGTGTCTTGGCGAATTGCCGCGCGCGCGTCCCTTTCAGGGCCGCATGGACGAATGTGGCAGCGCTGGTGCCGCGGCCGATGACGATCTGGTCCCAATCCGACATGATGATCTCCCCGCACCCGGCGCCAGGCCGCAAGTGCCCTGAATGGTTCCTTATACCCGGCTTGTCATGCCACCTCGTAGCCGAATGCCTTGTCGTTTACGCGCACCATGATGCGGCGCACCACCTCCGGCGTGCCGGCGCGCTGGAGCAGCCTGCGGCTCAGTTCCGGCAACAGCGTGTTGGTCAGGATCGCATCGATCATCCTGCCGCCCGATTCGCTCTCCGTGCAGCGCGACACCACCAGCGCGACCACGTCGTCGTCATAGTCGAGCGGCACGCCGTAGCGCTGCTGCACGCGGCGGCTGACCCGCTCGAGCTGCAGGCGGACGATGCTGCCAAGGATCTCGTCCGACAGCGGATAGTAGGGAATCGTCACCAGCCGCCCCAGCAGGGCCGGCGGGAACACTTTCAGCAGCGCCGGGCGCAGCGCCTTGGCCATGCCCTCCGGATCGGGCATCAGGTCCGGGTCCTTGCATAGCCCCGCGATCAGGTCGGTGCCGGCATTGGTGGTGAGGATGATGAGCGTGTTCTTGAAGTCGATGAAGCGGCCTTCGCCATCTTCCATGAACCCCTTGTCGAACACCTGGTAAAAGATTTCATGCACGTCCTGGTGGGCCTTTTCCACCTCGTCGAGCAGCACGACCGAATAGGGCTTGCGCCGCACGGCCTCGGTCAGCACGCCCCCTTCGCCATAGCCCACGTAGCCCGGCGGCGCCCCCTTCAGCGTCGACACCGTGTGTGCCTCCTGGTATTCGCTCATGTTGATCGTGATGAGATTCTGCTCCCCACCGTACAGCGCCTCGGCGAGGGCCAGCGCGGTTTCGGTCTTGCCTACGCCGGAAGTGCCGGCGAGCAGGAACACCCCGACAGGCTTGCCCGGATTGTCCAACCCCGCGCGCGAGGTCTGGATGCGCCGGCCGATCATATCCATGGCATGGTCCTGGCCCACCACCCGCTGCGACAGCACGGTTGCGATGTTCAGGATGTTTTCCACTTCGTTCTTTGCCATGCGGCCGACCGGGATGCCGGTCCAGTCGCCCACCACGGCGGCAACGGCCTGGTAATCGACGATGGGCAGGATCAGCGGCTGCTCGCCCTGCAGCGCGGCCAGCTTCGCGCCCACGCCTTTCAACTGTTCCTTCAGTCCGGCGCGCTCATTGTCTTCCATGGCCGTGCCGCCTGCTGGCGTGCCGTCCACGGGCTTGCCGCCGTCGCGCAGCCTTGCGCGCAGGGCCAGGAGTTCATCGACCAGCGCGCGCTCTTCCTGCCAGCGCGTTTCCAGCGCATCGAGCCGTTCCTGTTCCTCGCCCAGCGCGGCCAGCGCCGCCTCGGCACGCGCCACGGTATCGATGCCGATCGCATCCTCGCGGCGGATGATGTCCAGCTCCGTGTTCAGCGCATCGATGCGCTTGCGGCTGTCATCCACCTCGGCCGGCGTCGCGTGCAGGCTCACCGCCACGCGGGCGCTCGCCGTGTCGAGCAGGCTCACGGATTTGTCGGGCAACTGGCGCCCGGCGATGTAGCGGTGCGACAGGCGCACGGCCGCTTCCAGCGCTTCGTCGAGGATCTGTACCTTGTGGTGCCGCTCCATCGTCGAGGCCACGCCGCGCATCATGAGGATCGCGCGCGCTTCATCCGGCTCGTCCACCTGGATGCTCTGGAAGCGCCGCGTCAGCGCCGGGTCGGCCTCGATATGCTTCTTGTATTCGGCGAAGGTGGTGGCGCCGATGGTGCGCAGCGTGCCACGCGCCAGCGCGGGCTTGAGCAGGTTGGCCGCGTCCCCCGTGCCGGCGGCACCGCCGGCGCCCACCAGCGTATGGGTCTCGTCGATGAACAGGATGACCGGCTTTTCGCTGGCCTGCACTTCGTCGATGACCGAACGCAGCCGCTGCTCGAATTCGCCCTTCATGCTGGCGCCGGCCTGCAGCAGGCCCACGTCGAGCACCAGCAGGCGCACGTCCTTCAGCGCCGGCGGCACGTCGCCACGGGCGATGCGCTGGGCGAAGCCTTCCACCACCGCCGTCTTGCCGACCCCCGCCTCGCCGATCATGATCGGGTTGTTCTGCCGGCGGCGCATGAGGATATCGACCATCTGGCGGATTTCATCGTCGCGCCCCACGATCGGGTCCATCTTGCCGCCCCTGGCCTGCTCGGTCAGGTCGACGGTGTATTTCTTCAGGGCTTCCTGCTTGCCCATCGCGGCGGGCGCCACGGCACCCGAGGCCTCGCCCGGCGCGGCAGTCACGAAGCCATCGCTGGCCGCCATGCGCGCCTCCGGCGATTCCTTCAGCAAGGCGGCGAAGCGCTCGACCAGGTCGTCCGGCTTCACGCGCTCGAACTGGCGGCTGATCGCGAACAGGGCATTGCGCAGGTTCGGGGTCTTGAGACAGGCCATCACCAGGTGGCCGCTGCGAACCGCTCCCTCGCCGAACATCAGTGTGCCGTACACCCAGCCACGCTCGACCAGTTCCTCCACCTGCGACGACAGGTCCGTCACGGACGTGGCGCCGCGCGGCAGCCGGTCCAGCGCCGCCGTCAGGTCGCGCGCGAGCACGGCGCCATCGAGTTCGTAATGACGAATGATGCGGTGCAGGTCCGAATCCTGCAGCTGCAGTATCTGGTGCACCCAGTGGATCACTTCCACGTAGGGATTGCCGCGCAGCTTGCAGAATGTGGTGCTGCTTTCGATCGCGCGGTAGCACAGCGCATCGAGCTTGCCAAACAGTTTGACACGGCTGATATCGGCCATTTTCTTCTCCTCTCCTGTCCCGGTCACGCCGCGCGAGCGGCTCCCCTGAGTGTCAATCGATCCGCGTCGCGCGTCGCCGGTGCGCTGGCGAGATACGTCGTCCAGCCCAGCCGCCGCGCCCGCGAAGCGTCCGACGTCAACGCGAGCGGCGGCACCTGCTCCTTCTTCAGCACCAGCCGCACGTCCCAGTCCAGCGCGATGCCGGCATATTGGCGCACCCATGCCTGCAGCCGCCGCATGCCCGGCGTGCCGGGCAGCAAGCGAAGGTAATCGGCATGGTCGAGCGGGCCGAACACGAGGCGGAACCGGTGCTGGCAATCCCAGACGGCTTTTCCCAGCACGGCCGACGTGCCGAGCCTGTTACCCACGCCCCGGCCCACTCCTTGGCCCAACCCTTCGGCAGCCTGTTCCCTGCCGATGCGTGTCTGCCCGTGTGCCGGAATCGGCATCCAGTGGCCCACGAACTGTTCGATCCGCACGGGCAGCCGGTAATAGGCGCGCAGGATCGTGGCCAGCCCGGCGGCCGGGCGCTTGCCGTTCGCCAGTAGCCCGGCAAAGTGCCGCTTGGCGAAATCGCCGATGTCGTCCCGTTGCTGCAGCGCCGGGCTGCCGATGCCGCACAGGCAGCCCACGTAGTCGCCGAAGCGGTCGCTGTCCGGCCGGTCCAGGCTGATCGCCGGCTCGGCGCAGGCGCGCGCACGGTAGAACAGCGACAGCGCGCGGTGATGGAAGATGTCGAGGAACGCGACCAGCGTGCCGTCGCCATGATTGCGGCTGCGTTCCCGCGCGTATTCCGTGAGGTGCAGCGGCAGCGGGCCGTTCGCCCCCAGCAGCCCGACGAAGTTGACCGTCAGGCGCGCCTTGCGCGAGGCGTCGGCCGGCGTGTAGGCGCGCAGTGCGCCCGGTTCGAAGCCCAGCGACGGCTCCTGCCCGAAGCGCACGGCTTCGTCGCGCGGCCGCAGCGCCGTGCCGATGCGGGGCAGGTGCGGGTAGGCAT is part of the Pseudoduganella lutea genome and encodes:
- a CDS encoding DUF4280 domain-containing protein: MPNQVSMGAMMTCTMGAAPSSLVVLPKNKVLCEGPPAANIMDHVPMVNILPFGVCMSPANPVVAAATAAALGVLTPMPCIPATAAPWVPGAPTVLLANMPTLDNVSKCMCNWGGVIQFTTSGTVKTQVP
- the tssG gene encoding type VI secretion system baseplate subunit TssG, which codes for MRDPVVVERQLAERAARMDFFQAVRLLENAYPHLPRIGTALRPRDEAVRFGQEPSLGFEPGALRAYTPADASRKARLTVNFVGLLGANGPLPLHLTEYARERSRNHGDGTLVAFLDIFHHRALSLFYRARACAEPAISLDRPDSDRFGDYVGCLCGIGSPALQQRDDIGDFAKRHFAGLLANGKRPAAGLATILRAYYRLPVRIEQFVGHWMPIPAHGQTRIGREQAAEGLGQGVGRGVGNRLGTSAVLGKAVWDCQHRFRLVFGPLDHADYLRLLPGTPGMRRLQAWVRQYAGIALDWDVRLVLKKEQVPPLALTSDASRARRLGWTTYLASAPATRDADRLTLRGAARAA
- a CDS encoding type VI secretion system Vgr family protein — its product is MQPTQANRPVTVASSLGPDALLFRRAHCSEGLGRLFELRVMLASARADIATADVLGKELAITLELEEGGKRHFHGIVTRFAYLGWRDGMPAWEAVVHPALWLLTRSSDCRIFQEKTTLDIVKAVCGDGAYGGLVKIDAGKLSSTPAKREFCVQYRESDFEFVSRLLEEEGIYYYFRHDAGGHTMVLADSYGAHATAAGYATLPFWDEQEGRRSPEKSVTRMWPAGAVQSAEYALNDYDFEQPAAVRSGGLLVKSAIAAPFIGQRFRQYDYPGRYKAVGAGEERARARMEALHGQGEQVDGATNARGIGAGTLFKLAEHPRADQNREFLVTATEIEFSTNAYASNGGGGGEAAFEFGCAFKAVGKEHSYRPPRIARKPFMHGPQTAIVVGKAGEEVWTDKHGRIKVQFHWERDRKDNETSSCWVRVQQGWAGKGWGAMFIPRIGMEVVVSFLEGDPDQPLVTGCVYNADTIPPYELPANQTRSTIKTNSSKGGGGYNELRFEDKKGAEELYIQAEKDCNRVVKNNDTLKVGFEKKDKGDQTVAIFNDQSIDVGHDRKLHVVNDETIAIDNDQSIDVKHDRKRHVANDETIAIDNNLASTIKGDEQRTVNKNQTVKVDADQKVDVGKTIVVEAGTSIELKVGGSSVKIEPAKITIKSAQIAIEADGMMSIKAGGILTVEGSLVKIN
- the tssH gene encoding type VI secretion system ATPase TssH, whose amino-acid sequence is MADISRVKLFGKLDALCYRAIESSTTFCKLRGNPYVEVIHWVHQILQLQDSDLHRIIRHYELDGAVLARDLTAALDRLPRGATSVTDLSSQVEELVERGWVYGTLMFGEGAVRSGHLVMACLKTPNLRNALFAISRQFERVKPDDLVERFAALLKESPEARMAASDGFVTAAPGEASGAVAPAAMGKQEALKKYTVDLTEQARGGKMDPIVGRDDEIRQMVDILMRRRQNNPIMIGEAGVGKTAVVEGFAQRIARGDVPPALKDVRLLVLDVGLLQAGASMKGEFEQRLRSVIDEVQASEKPVILFIDETHTLVGAGGAAGTGDAANLLKPALARGTLRTIGATTFAEYKKHIEADPALTRRFQSIQVDEPDEARAILMMRGVASTMERHHKVQILDEALEAAVRLSHRYIAGRQLPDKSVSLLDTASARVAVSLHATPAEVDDSRKRIDALNTELDIIRREDAIGIDTVARAEAALAALGEEQERLDALETRWQEERALVDELLALRARLRDGGKPVDGTPAGGTAMEDNERAGLKEQLKGVGAKLAALQGEQPLILPIVDYQAVAAVVGDWTGIPVGRMAKNEVENILNIATVLSQRVVGQDHAMDMIGRRIQTSRAGLDNPGKPVGVFLLAGTSGVGKTETALALAEALYGGEQNLITINMSEYQEAHTVSTLKGAPPGYVGYGEGGVLTEAVRRKPYSVVLLDEVEKAHQDVHEIFYQVFDKGFMEDGEGRFIDFKNTLIILTTNAGTDLIAGLCKDPDLMPDPEGMAKALRPALLKVFPPALLGRLVTIPYYPLSDEILGSIVRLQLERVSRRVQQRYGVPLDYDDDVVALVVSRCTESESGGRMIDAILTNTLLPELSRRLLQRAGTPEVVRRIMVRVNDKAFGYEVA